In a single window of the Paenibacillus sp. MMS20-IR301 genome:
- the frr gene encoding ribosome recycling factor has translation MPQSVKKNAEERMEKAILSLKRDLATLRAGRASTSLLDRIQVEYYGAPTPINQLANISTPDSRTLLIQPWDKTSMSDIERAIMKSDIGITPANDGTVIRLSIPPLTEERRSELVKFTKKFGEEAKVAIRNIRRDANDDIKKMEKNGISEDESHGHQEDIQKSTDKFIAEVDKVLLSKEKEIMEV, from the coding sequence ATGCCACAATCGGTTAAGAAAAATGCCGAAGAGCGTATGGAAAAAGCGATTCTGTCGCTGAAGCGTGACCTGGCTACCTTGCGGGCGGGGCGTGCGTCGACGTCACTCCTGGACCGCATTCAGGTGGAATATTACGGTGCTCCGACCCCGATCAATCAGCTCGCTAACATCAGCACGCCGGATTCCCGGACACTGCTCATCCAGCCATGGGATAAAACCTCGATGTCTGATATTGAGCGGGCCATCATGAAATCTGATATCGGAATTACACCGGCTAATGACGGTACTGTAATCCGCCTGTCGATTCCGCCGCTTACCGAAGAACGCCGCAGTGAGCTTGTTAAGTTCACCAAGAAGTTTGGCGAAGAAGCTAAGGTGGCTATCCGTAACATCCGCCGTGATGCCAACGATGACATCAAGAAGATGGAGAAGAACGGAATTTCAGAAGATGAGTCACATGGACACCAGGAAGATATCCAGAAATCAACGGATAAGTTCATAGCCGAAGTCGATAAAGTGCTCTTGTCCAAAGAAAAAGAGATTATGGAAGTATAA
- the pyrH gene encoding UMP kinase produces MEQPVFKRVVLKVSGESLAGQNGYGIDAETIISIAEQVKEVVELGVQVAIVCGGGNIWRGIAGSASGIDRATADYMGMLATVMNSLALQDALEQIDVPTRVQTSIAMQQIAEPYIRRRAIRHLEKGRVVIFAAGTGNPFFSTDTTAALRAAEIEAEVILMAKNKVDGVYSADPFKDSTAVKYEQLTYMDILNKNLGVMDSTASSLCMDNNIPLIVFAITEQGNIKRVVLGEKIGTIVKGSVN; encoded by the coding sequence TTGGAACAACCGGTATTTAAGAGAGTAGTCCTTAAGGTTAGCGGTGAATCACTCGCAGGACAGAATGGCTATGGCATCGATGCCGAGACGATTATCTCCATCGCGGAGCAGGTTAAGGAAGTAGTCGAGCTTGGAGTTCAGGTTGCCATTGTGTGCGGAGGGGGCAATATCTGGCGCGGAATCGCTGGAAGCGCAAGCGGTATCGACCGGGCAACAGCAGATTATATGGGAATGCTGGCAACCGTGATGAACTCGCTGGCTCTGCAGGATGCCCTGGAGCAGATTGATGTGCCTACACGGGTGCAGACCTCTATTGCCATGCAGCAGATCGCTGAACCGTATATCCGCCGCCGGGCTATCCGGCACCTGGAAAAAGGCCGGGTCGTTATTTTTGCCGCAGGTACAGGCAATCCCTTCTTCTCCACGGATACGACCGCAGCGCTTAGAGCGGCTGAAATCGAAGCTGAAGTCATCCTGATGGCGAAGAACAAGGTGGACGGAGTGTATTCCGCCGATCCGTTCAAGGACAGCACTGCTGTGAAGTATGAGCAGCTGACTTACATGGATATTCTGAATAAGAATCTGGGTGTGATGGATTCTACCGCTTCCTCTCTCTGCATGGATAATAATATACCGCTCATTGTGTTTGCTATTACAGAGCAAGGCAATATCAAACGTGTCGTTCTCGGTGAGAAAATCGGGACGATTGTCAAAGGGAGTGTAAATTAA
- a CDS encoding FliA/WhiG family RNA polymerase sigma factor: MNEQRASQPDTDRLWEQWKEHGDPEAKKKLIESYLHIVDYVSSRLAVGLPKNVSKDDLASNGVMGLIDAIEKFDYKRGLQFQTYASWRVRGAILDSLRQSDWVPRSVREKAKKIEDAYQQLEQKYLRSVSDEEMSRYLNISEPEFQTMLQDVAVMSLCSLEDPIREEESETRMSILVDDKAKNPDRKVNEFYLRDTLTKGIEKLTVKERTVVSLLYYEDLSLSEIAEVMSLSPSRISQLHSKAILRLRGTLEKNRDLLMQND; the protein is encoded by the coding sequence TTGAACGAGCAAAGAGCTTCTCAACCAGATACAGACAGGCTTTGGGAACAGTGGAAAGAGCACGGCGATCCTGAAGCCAAAAAAAAGCTGATTGAAAGTTATCTTCATATTGTAGATTACGTATCCAGCCGTCTGGCAGTAGGACTGCCCAAAAATGTCTCCAAGGATGACTTGGCCAGCAATGGTGTGATGGGATTGATTGATGCCATTGAGAAATTCGACTATAAGCGGGGACTGCAATTTCAGACCTATGCTTCCTGGCGGGTAAGAGGAGCGATTCTCGATTCTTTACGGCAAAGTGACTGGGTCCCCAGATCGGTGCGGGAAAAAGCAAAAAAAATCGAGGATGCCTACCAGCAGCTGGAACAGAAATATTTGAGATCTGTCAGTGACGAAGAGATGAGCCGGTATTTGAATATCTCCGAACCGGAGTTTCAGACGATGCTGCAGGATGTTGCGGTGATGTCGCTCTGCTCACTGGAAGACCCCATCCGTGAGGAAGAATCAGAGACCCGGATGTCGATTTTGGTGGATGATAAAGCCAAAAATCCGGACCGGAAGGTAAATGAATTTTATTTGCGCGATACGCTTACCAAAGGCATCGAGAAATTAACAGTGAAAGAACGGACCGTCGTGTCCCTTTTATATTATGAGGATTTATCGTTAAGCGAGATTGCTGAAGTAATGTCACTATCTCCTTCACGGATTTCCCAGCTTCATTCAAAGGCAATTTTGCGGCTGAGGGGAACACTGGAGAAAAACCGGGACCTTCTTATGCAAAATGATTAA
- the rpsB gene encoding 30S ribosomal protein S2 — translation MAVISMKQLLEAGVHFGHQTRRWNPKMDRYIFTERNGIYIIDLQKTVKKVEEAYNFVKSVAGDNGTILFVGTKKQAQDSVKEEAERSGMFFINQRWLGGTLTNFQTIQKRIDRLKKLEAWEEDGTFAVLPKKEVILLRKEKDRLEKFLGGIKNMKGLPSALFIIDPRKERIAVAEARKLGIPIVAIVDTNCDPDEIDYVIPGNDDAIRAVKLLTGKMADAVVEAHQGEDTTTA, via the coding sequence ATGGCAGTAATCTCCATGAAACAGCTTCTCGAAGCTGGGGTACACTTCGGTCACCAGACTCGTCGCTGGAACCCTAAGATGGATCGTTATATCTTCACTGAAAGAAACGGAATTTACATTATTGACCTGCAGAAAACAGTCAAAAAGGTAGAGGAAGCTTACAACTTTGTTAAGAGCGTCGCTGGCGACAACGGCACTATCCTCTTCGTAGGAACAAAGAAACAAGCACAAGACTCTGTTAAAGAAGAAGCTGAACGTTCGGGCATGTTCTTCATTAACCAACGTTGGCTGGGTGGTACCCTGACTAACTTCCAGACAATTCAGAAGCGTATTGACCGCCTGAAGAAATTGGAAGCTTGGGAAGAAGACGGTACCTTCGCAGTATTGCCTAAGAAAGAAGTTATCCTTCTCCGCAAAGAGAAAGATCGTCTTGAGAAATTCCTGGGCGGTATCAAGAACATGAAAGGTCTTCCAAGCGCGCTGTTCATCATCGACCCGCGTAAAGAGCGTATTGCAGTAGCAGAAGCTCGCAAATTGGGTATTCCAATCGTAGCTATCGTTGATACTAACTGCGATCCGGACGAAATCGACTACGTAATTCCAGGTAACGACGACGCTATCCGCGCTGTAAAACTGTTGACTGGTAAAATGGCTGACGCTGTTGTTGAAGCTCATCAGGGCGAAGACACAACTACTGCCTAA
- the tsf gene encoding translation elongation factor Ts encodes MAVDAKAVKELRERTGAGMLDCKKALEEANNDITKAAELLREKGLSAAANKAGRIATEGTIESYIHAGGRIGVLVEINCETDFVGKTDSFKEFARDIAMQIAAASPLYVRREEVPTADLEKEKEILKAQALNEGKPEKIVEKMVEGRISKFYEENCLLEQSFVKDPDKTISQLLNEKISTIGENISIRRFVRYELGEGLEKKVDNFVEEVMAQVNQ; translated from the coding sequence ATGGCAGTAGATGCAAAAGCAGTAAAGGAACTTCGTGAAAGAACAGGCGCAGGTATGCTTGACTGCAAAAAAGCGCTGGAAGAAGCGAATAACGATATTACCAAAGCAGCAGAATTGCTTCGTGAAAAAGGCTTGTCTGCAGCAGCTAACAAAGCTGGACGTATCGCTACTGAAGGTACTATTGAATCTTACATTCACGCTGGCGGCCGTATCGGCGTTCTGGTGGAAATCAACTGCGAAACTGACTTCGTAGGTAAAACTGATTCCTTCAAAGAATTCGCACGTGATATCGCAATGCAAATCGCAGCAGCTAGCCCGCTGTATGTACGCCGTGAAGAAGTACCGACTGCAGATCTGGAAAAAGAAAAAGAAATCCTTAAGGCTCAAGCGCTGAATGAAGGCAAGCCAGAGAAAATCGTTGAAAAAATGGTAGAAGGCCGCATCAGCAAGTTCTACGAAGAAAATTGCCTGCTTGAGCAGTCTTTCGTTAAAGACCCGGATAAGACGATCTCCCAATTGCTGAATGAAAAGATCAGCACGATCGGTGAAAACATCTCCATCCGCCGTTTCGTGCGCTACGAGCTGGGTGAAGGCCTCGAGAAGAAAGTCGACAATTTCGTTGAAGAAGTAATGGCTCAGGTTAACCAATAA
- a CDS encoding 1-deoxy-D-xylulose-5-phosphate reductoisomerase, producing the protein MKRISILGSTGSIGTQTLDVVAMHPDQFEVDGLAAGSNIALLLEQVHRFKPRRISVSTRALAEEIRPSLPAGVELYSGSEGMVEIAAGGDAAIVVTAVVGSVGLESTLAAIDAGRHIGLANKETLVTAGHLVTERAERRGVRLLPVDSEHSAIFQCLNGERHQDIASITVTASGGSFRDYTREQLVNVTVEDALRHPNWSMGAKITIDSATMVNKGLEVIEAHYLFGLPYEQINVLLHPESIIHSFVEFRDSSVIAQLGTPDMRVPIQYALTYPERWQSPAERLSLAKVGRLNFREMDYVRYPALKLAIDSGKAGGTAPTAFNAANEIAVARFLRREIPFLQIDEIIAEVLQRHNNTANPDLEQIQHCDALTRKLATSL; encoded by the coding sequence GTGAAAAGAATTAGTATTCTCGGCTCTACCGGCTCCATCGGCACGCAAACGCTGGATGTCGTAGCTATGCACCCCGACCAGTTTGAAGTGGACGGGCTGGCGGCGGGCAGCAATATTGCCCTGCTGCTGGAGCAGGTTCACCGCTTTAAGCCGCGCCGCATTTCCGTCTCAACCCGTGCGCTGGCTGAGGAGATCCGGCCCAGCCTGCCTGCCGGTGTAGAGCTGTACAGCGGAAGTGAAGGCATGGTGGAGATTGCCGCTGGCGGAGACGCGGCGATTGTTGTTACAGCAGTGGTTGGAAGTGTCGGCCTGGAGTCCACGCTTGCAGCTATTGATGCCGGCAGACACATCGGACTTGCCAATAAGGAAACTCTGGTTACAGCCGGGCATCTCGTTACAGAACGGGCTGAGCGCAGAGGGGTCAGGCTGCTGCCTGTGGACAGCGAGCATTCGGCGATCTTCCAGTGTCTGAACGGCGAGCGTCATCAGGATATTGCCTCAATAACCGTTACGGCCTCCGGCGGCTCTTTCCGCGATTATACCCGGGAGCAACTGGTGAATGTTACGGTTGAGGATGCGCTGCGCCATCCTAACTGGAGCATGGGAGCCAAAATTACGATTGATTCGGCAACGATGGTCAACAAGGGGCTGGAGGTCATCGAAGCCCACTATCTGTTCGGCCTTCCTTATGAGCAGATTAATGTGCTGCTGCATCCGGAGAGCATCATTCACTCCTTCGTGGAGTTTCGTGACAGCAGCGTTATTGCCCAGCTCGGTACACCAGATATGCGTGTCCCGATCCAATACGCGCTTACGTATCCGGAGCGCTGGCAGTCGCCTGCTGAACGCCTCTCCTTGGCCAAGGTAGGCCGCCTTAACTTCCGGGAGATGGATTATGTACGTTATCCGGCGCTGAAGCTGGCGATCGACAGCGGCAAGGCCGGGGGGACGGCGCCAACCGCCTTTAATGCCGCCAATGAAATTGCGGTTGCCCGTTTCCTGCGCAGGGAAATTCCGTTTTTGCAGATTGATGAGATTATTGCAGAGGTGCTTCAGCGGCATAATAATACAGCAAATCCCGATCTGGAGCAGATTCAGCATTGTGATGCGCTCACCCGGAAACTTGCGACCAGTCTGTAA
- a CDS encoding FapA family protein, which yields MIGQYVLSQYLSITFSDDLGIAYLQFIKKDENFSCSVEDLESFLFSHNIRFGIQRDIVQRISSNPEEYFWNRVPIAIGQPAINGKDGRVAMTIDLEEDRKPLEKENGKVDYKELVRLHNVMKGQLIARLIPADKGVSGKTVTGVEMAPRAGKDAHFKVGKNVLIDQDETSMYAAIDGLVTLTDKGKINVFPVYEVNGDIDYSTGNIDFVGTVVIRGNVLTGFTVKSAGDIRVVGGVEGAELIAGGSIEITGGIIGYNKGLVTAGKNVKVSFIQDGNVVAGEDVIVSQSIMHSNIRAGRDVLCNGSKGLIVGGTVQAGERVVARTIGNTMSTATAIEVGVVPELRNEINELRQELRQLLENEDKTNKALYLLNQLANNGQLSPDKVALRVKLNATKQSHIREEKRIKERVLEIERMLEDTGKARVDVIKTIYGGSKIVIGRYTRFVKDPTERVSFIYSEGDITLSPYI from the coding sequence ATGATCGGTCAATATGTGTTGAGCCAATACCTGAGTATTACGTTTTCGGATGATTTAGGGATTGCTTATCTCCAGTTTATTAAGAAGGATGAGAATTTCTCGTGTTCAGTTGAAGATCTTGAAAGCTTCCTGTTCAGTCACAACATTCGTTTCGGCATCCAGCGTGACATTGTCCAGCGTATTAGCAGCAATCCGGAGGAGTATTTCTGGAACCGGGTTCCAATTGCCATCGGCCAGCCTGCGATAAACGGGAAGGACGGGCGGGTGGCGATGACCATTGACCTGGAGGAAGACCGTAAGCCGCTGGAGAAGGAAAACGGTAAGGTCGATTATAAGGAGCTAGTCCGGCTGCACAATGTAATGAAGGGCCAGCTGATTGCGAGGCTGATCCCGGCAGATAAGGGTGTCAGCGGGAAGACGGTGACCGGAGTCGAAATGGCTCCCAGAGCAGGGAAGGACGCCCATTTCAAAGTAGGGAAAAACGTGCTTATCGACCAGGATGAGACTTCCATGTACGCGGCGATTGACGGTTTGGTTACGCTGACAGACAAGGGCAAGATCAATGTTTTTCCTGTCTATGAAGTGAACGGGGATATAGATTACAGTACAGGCAATATTGACTTTGTCGGTACGGTAGTTATCCGCGGCAATGTGCTTACCGGCTTTACAGTCAAATCAGCAGGGGATATCCGTGTCGTTGGCGGAGTAGAAGGGGCTGAGCTGATTGCAGGCGGTTCCATTGAGATCACAGGCGGAATTATCGGCTATAACAAGGGGCTTGTGACTGCGGGCAAGAATGTGAAGGTCTCGTTCATTCAGGATGGCAATGTGGTAGCCGGAGAAGATGTTATCGTCTCACAGAGCATTATGCACTCGAATATCCGTGCCGGCCGTGACGTGCTCTGCAACGGTTCAAAAGGACTGATTGTTGGCGGTACCGTGCAGGCGGGTGAACGTGTTGTTGCCCGGACAATCGGTAATACAATGTCGACAGCTACGGCGATTGAGGTGGGTGTTGTCCCTGAGCTGAGAAATGAGATTAATGAGCTGCGGCAGGAGCTGCGCCAGCTTTTGGAGAATGAAGACAAAACCAACAAAGCCTTATACCTTCTTAATCAGCTCGCGAACAACGGTCAGCTCTCCCCGGACAAGGTGGCTCTGCGCGTAAAGCTTAATGCAACGAAGCAATCCCATATACGCGAGGAAAAGAGGATCAAAGAGCGTGTACTTGAGATCGAACGGATGCTCGAGGATACCGGCAAGGCAAGGGTCGATGTAATCAAAACGATTTACGGCGGCTCCAAGATCGTAATCGGCCGGTACACCCGGTTCGTTAAGGATCCGACGGAGCGGGTTTCCTTCATCTACAGTGAAGGGGATATCACCCTGTCGCCGTACATTTAA
- a CDS encoding phosphatidate cytidylyltransferase — MKQRLITGIVAGALFLGLCFLGGWPYQLLLIGMALVGYYEFVKMTGTATFGGTAVLGYVSILCFMIPWDLLGVQKFLSWEQGVWLLLLLFLLVTVFSKNKLDIKITALMFTGIVYIGMGFSYMATARAAGDGHGLFWTLLLLCCIWGSDAGAYFVGRSLGKNKLWPAISPNKTIEGALGGVFISAVISVAFALFVPDLLGIGRALLIGMSCAVLGQLGDLVQSAYKRVYGIKDSGSLLPGHGGILDRCDSWIIVFPFVHIVMLMPYI; from the coding sequence TTGAAGCAGCGATTGATTACCGGGATTGTTGCCGGAGCCCTGTTTTTGGGCTTGTGTTTTTTAGGAGGATGGCCATATCAGCTTTTGCTTATCGGCATGGCCCTCGTCGGCTATTATGAATTTGTAAAAATGACAGGTACAGCAACCTTCGGAGGGACTGCTGTGCTTGGTTATGTCTCCATATTATGCTTCATGATCCCTTGGGATTTGCTTGGTGTTCAGAAATTCTTGTCCTGGGAGCAAGGCGTATGGCTGCTGCTGCTGCTGTTCCTGCTCGTAACGGTCTTCAGTAAAAATAAGCTGGATATCAAAATCACTGCACTGATGTTTACCGGGATAGTCTACATAGGGATGGGGTTCTCCTATATGGCCACTGCCCGAGCCGCCGGCGACGGACATGGCCTGTTCTGGACCCTGCTGCTCTTATGCTGCATCTGGGGAAGTGACGCCGGTGCCTATTTCGTCGGCAGAAGCCTTGGCAAAAACAAACTTTGGCCTGCAATCAGTCCCAATAAAACGATCGAAGGGGCTCTTGGCGGAGTGTTCATCTCTGCTGTTATTTCAGTAGCTTTTGCCCTGTTTGTTCCTGATCTGCTGGGAATCGGCCGTGCGCTGCTAATCGGTATGTCCTGCGCGGTTCTGGGCCAGCTCGGAGATCTTGTACAGTCTGCCTATAAACGGGTGTACGGTATTAAGGATTCAGGCTCACTGTTGCCGGGCCACGGAGGCATCCTGGACCGCTGTGACAGCTGGATTATCGTATTTCCTTTCGTACATATCGTAATGCTGATGCCTTACATTTAA
- a CDS encoding isoprenyl transferase has product MIKRIQEWLSRKDRQQPVEISPDNIPRHVAIIMDGNGRWAKRRGLPRIVGHQNGMKAVKRATIAADDLGIEFLTMYAFSTENWKRPKDEVDFLMRLPVEFLALELDELIEKNVQVRVMGDAEALPFHTRKAMEEAVARTAMNTGLILNFALNYGGRKEIEDCMRGLGKDIQAGLLTPEEITSDLIDSRLLSGGLPDPDLLIRTSGEMRLSNFMLWQIAYSEFWFTDAYWPEFDKTHLMQAVAEYQRRTRRYGGLK; this is encoded by the coding sequence ATGATCAAACGGATTCAAGAATGGCTGAGCCGTAAAGACAGGCAGCAGCCAGTCGAGATTTCACCGGATAATATTCCCCGGCATGTGGCTATCATTATGGATGGCAACGGCCGCTGGGCGAAACGGCGCGGGTTGCCGCGTATTGTAGGCCATCAGAACGGGATGAAGGCTGTCAAACGTGCGACGATCGCGGCGGATGACCTGGGAATTGAGTTCTTGACCATGTACGCGTTCTCCACGGAGAACTGGAAGCGTCCGAAGGACGAAGTCGATTTCCTGATGCGCTTGCCCGTGGAATTTCTGGCGCTTGAACTGGATGAACTCATTGAGAAGAATGTACAGGTACGTGTAATGGGCGATGCCGAGGCGCTTCCTTTCCACACGCGCAAGGCGATGGAAGAAGCGGTTGCCCGGACCGCAATGAATACCGGACTTATTCTGAATTTTGCTCTGAACTACGGTGGACGGAAAGAAATTGAGGACTGTATGCGAGGCCTGGGTAAAGATATTCAGGCGGGGCTTCTGACACCGGAGGAGATTACTTCGGACCTCATCGACAGCCGGCTGTTATCCGGCGGGCTGCCAGATCCCGATCTGCTGATCCGCACAAGCGGTGAGATGCGTCTAAGCAACTTTATGCTCTGGCAAATCGCCTACAGTGAATTTTGGTTTACAGATGCGTACTGGCCGGAGTTTGACAAGACGCATCTGATGCAGGCTGTGGCGGAATATCAGCGCCGCACACGCCGTTATGGTGGATTGAAGTAG